CAGTAGTCGCTGGAGATGTGGAGGAAGCCCTGCGCCGCCTCGGTGATCGCTCGCACGACCTCCGGGTGCGAATGCCCCGTGGAGCAGACGGCGATGCCGGCGGCGAAGTCGAGGAATCGGTTGCCGTCGACGTCCCACACCTCGGCGCCCCTGCCGTGCGACATCGCGAAGGGATAGTCGCGCGGGTAGCTCGGCGAGACCACGGCCGCGTCACGCGCGATGAGGGCCTTGGCCTTGGGGCCGGGGAGTTCGGTCTTGATATGCGGGGAGTGCATGCGGGGCGTCCGGGAGAACGGTTGGACCTCGGCGGAAAGGTGGCGCGCCCAGCCGCGCTTCACCAGCAGTCCCGGGGCGCCGAAGCGGGCGCTGGCTCGCCGGCTCAGGGGATGCGCGCGAGATCCAGCGGTCCGCTCTGCTGGAGGCGCACCGCATAGCCCATGTCGAACAGTCGCCCCAGGGTGGTCCGTCCGATCACCGCCGCATTGGTCCCCGTCTCGCCGTCCATGATGTCCCCCCGCAAGCCGATCCAGTGTGCCCGCTGATCGTACGAGAGGACGCCGTTTCGCCCGTGGTCGTGGCGGAATCCGATGAGCATGGCCGGACTTGCGAGCTGACCACCCGGGGGGACGGTCAGGTCGGCCACCAGCCCGAGCGCATGCCCGAACTCGTGCAGGAAGATCCGGTCCCACCAGGCGTCGTCGATGACGGCGTTCACCGGGTCGGTGCTCACGAGGATGAATGAGAGTGCGGGGATGCCGACGGCGCGCCGGACGCACACGCTGGAGCCCGCGGCCACGGACATCGGTGACGTCATGATGAGGACGCGCAGGCGTCGCGCCTCGTCGCGGATGTCGGTCGGCCACGTCACGCCAGAGCCGCACGTGCCGCCCGGAACGTCGAGCGAAACGGTCGTGAGCGAGTCGTGCAGGAGCTCTGCCCAACGCCGCGCCGCGCGTCGAGCGTTGCGACGGCGCGCTTCAGGGACGCTGGGTGCGAACTCGAGGTCGAACACCTCCGCCGGCGCCGTCTCGAGCGCCCGGTGCACCCAGACCGAGTCGGCGAAGGAGTCGGTGCGCGCGACGATGCGGGCGTATCCCTCGCCGGTGGATCGCACCTGACCCAGCGCGTCGACGGTCGCGACCTCGGGATCGGAGCTTGCGAACGCCGCGCCCGCGATCGTGGTGCGGCTGCCGTCGGTCGGATCGATCCGAACGAACGTGAACCGCGCCGAGTCGCCGGCGGCGAGCCGCACGATGCCACGGGGTTCCAGTTGCCCGTACGGCAGCGGCGGCGAAGGCGCGTCGAGTCTCGTCGGCGCGTCGCACGCCACGAGCAGGATCACGGTCGTCGCGAGACCGATACGGACGGGCGAGGATCCCGACGCAGCGCGCATCGCGTACGGTATGACCGCTCGCGCTCGGCGCGTGCGGGCGCCGGGCCGACCAGCACAGGGCGCGGGACGAACCGTCCTTCGGTCGGATCCGTCGATCGCGTCAGAGCGTCAGTCGCACCGACACCGCGTGCGCGGCCTTCGTGCGCGCCTGCAGGTCCCGCAGCACGCGCAGTTCCTCGTCGGTCGGCCGCGCGATCGTCCCCACCGCCGCCGCCGCTCGCAGCGGCCACCCGCACGCCGCCCGCGCCTGCTCCACCGTCGTCCCTTCATAGGTCGCGGTCACCACCAGCTCGCCCGACGCGGCCTCCGGCTCCATCACGCACAGGTCGGTGATGAGCGCCCGCGTCCGGCCCTTGCTCGTCCTGAAGTCCAGCCGCTCGACGAACGTCCGCGCCGACTGCTTCATCACGACGTACACCGACTTCGCATGCGCCGCGATCTCCGGAGCGCCACCCGATCCCGGCAGGCGGACCGTCGGCGCATCGTACGACCCGATGACGGTGCTGTTGAGGTCGCCGAAGCGATCGACCTGCGCCGCGCCGAGGAAGCCGACGTCCACGCGCCCGCGCTGCAGGTAGTGCGTGAAGATCTCGGGCAACGGGATCACGCTCCGCGCCGTCTCGGCGAGCTCGCCGTCGCCGATGGAGAGCGGCAGCACCGTCGGCCGCGTCCCCACGGTGCCGCTCTCGTAGATGAGCACGAGGTCCGGCGCGTGCGTGAGGCGCGCGAGGTTGCACGCCGCGCTCGGCAGGCCGATCCCCACGAAGCAGACGGCCCCGTTCCCGAGCCGCCGCGCGGCGGCGATGGTCATCATCTCGTCGGGCGTGTAGGCGCTCATCCCGCCACCCCCACGCTCCGCAGGAACTCGGCATGCGTCGCCGTGCCCAGCACGTGTCGCGTCATCCAGGCGGTGAAGGTGTCGCGCGACCGCGCGATCTCGTCCCACGCCTGGTAGAAGGCGTTGTCCCGCGCGTAGTGCCCGAGCGCATACGACGGATACGCCCCGCCGCGGACCTCGGCCACCGCGGCCACCTGCCAGCCGGGGATCACGAACGCGTTCATCGGCGCGTCGAGCGTCTCCACCACTCGCTCGACCGTGACGACGAGCGTGCGCGCCGCCATCGCCGCCTCGCGGCTCGCGCCGACGATCCCGCGGAGCAGCACGTTCCCCTCGCGGTCCGCTGCCTGCGCATGGAGGATCGTCACGTCGGGCGTGAGCGCGGGGAGCGCCGTGAGCACCTCGCCGGTGAAGGGGCAGGTGACCGACTTGATGTGCGTCGCGTTGGCCGCCGGGAGGTCGGTGCCGGTGTAGCCGCGCAGCGTGCCGAACGGCAGGCCGGCCGCGCCGGCGCTGTAGCGCACCGCCATCCCGGCATGGCTGTGCTCGTCGATCGCGAGCGCGTGTGGCCACGCGTGCTCGATCGCATCACGCAGGCGATGCAGCGACCCGACGCCGGGATTCCCGCCCCACGAGAAGGTCAGCGCCTTCGCGCATCCCATGCCGATCATCTGGTCGTAGATGAGGTCGGGGGTCATGCGAACGAGCGTGAGGTCGCGGCGCCCCTGCCGGATGATCTCGTGTCCGGCCGCGAAGGGGATGAGGTGCGTGAAGCCCTCGAGCGCGACCGTCATCCCATCCTGCACGTGCCGGGCGATCGCCTCGCGCAACGGGACCAGCGCCGCCGTCACGCGGGATCCTGCGGTGCCGGGTGCAGGTACTGCGCCAGCTCCGCATGCAACGACAGCACCGGCGGCGGATACTCGCGCTTGGTGGTGTTGGCGACCGAGGTCAGGAACGTGGCGACCTCGCCCGCGTCGCCGTGCACCTCGACGGTGGGCGTGCCGGGCAGCTCGGCGATCGTCGCCACCGCGCGGTCCGGCATGCGGTAGCGACGCAGCATGATCACGGGAAGCAGCACCTCGCTCGACCAGCAGGGGTGCTCGTTGGTCGGCACCTCCGCGAGCGTGGGCGCCACGAAGTTGCCCGCGCCGTGGCCACCCTCGTGGAGCACGTGCCCGCCGAAGAGGACCCGCGCGCCGTACGCGTGCAGCTTGTGCGTCACCGTGCGGAAGTCGGCGTAGTCCTCGGCCGCGGGGATCGGCCCCATGTCGGTGTCGGGGAGCAGCGGGTCGCCGATGCGGACCCGCGCGGCCGCGGCGGTCAGGCGCTCGATGAGCGCGTCGGCGATGTCCTGATGAACGAAGAGATGCGTCGGCGCGTGCGCCCGGTCCTCGCCGAGGCCGAACGCGGCGATCGTGATCCGTCGCGCCGCGGCATCGAGGTCGGCGTGT
This region of Gemmatimonadota bacterium genomic DNA includes:
- a CDS encoding CoA-transferase subunit beta, yielding MSAYTPDEMMTIAAARRLGNGAVCFVGIGLPSAACNLARLTHAPDLVLIYESGTVGTRPTVLPLSIGDGELAETARSVIPLPEIFTHYLQRGRVDVGFLGAAQVDRFGDLNSTVIGSYDAPTVRLPGSGGAPEIAAHAKSVYVVMKQSARTFVERLDFRTSKGRTRALITDLCVMEPEAASGELVVTATYEGTTVEQARAACGWPLRAAAAVGTIARPTDEELRVLRDLQARTKAAHAVSVRLTL
- a CDS encoding CoA transferase subunit A translates to MTVALEGFTHLIPFAAGHEIIRQGRRDLTLVRMTPDLIYDQMIGMGCAKALTFSWGGNPGVGSLHRLRDAIEHAWPHALAIDEHSHAGMAVRYSAGAAGLPFGTLRGYTGTDLPAANATHIKSVTCPFTGEVLTALPALTPDVTILHAQAADREGNVLLRGIVGASREAAMAARTLVVTVERVVETLDAPMNAFVIPGWQVAAVAEVRGGAYPSYALGHYARDNAFYQAWDEIARSRDTFTAWMTRHVLGTATHAEFLRSVGVAG